The proteins below are encoded in one region of Streptomyces ficellus:
- a CDS encoding L,D-transpeptidase, translating to MEKRVMTDSKRRRGLAAASALLGGVLVLTACNGGEDKSDASEGSKTSQSQVDAAAAKDASQARIAITPKNGTQNAGINDDAKVTVSEGTLTQVTMTAPDGTAVKGEMSADNKSWKPSEQLERATVYKIAVTAKDAEGREAHENSSFTTVSKENSFIGNYTPEDGSTVGVGMPVSINFNKPITDKKAVQSGITVSSSSGQEVVGHWFNNQRLDFRPEDYWAEGSKVTLKLDLDGVQGADGVYGVQQKTVTFTIGRNQVSTVDAAAKTMTVTQDGKTVKTIPISAGAPENPTYNGQMVISEKFKETRMDGSTVGFTKKDGKGEYDIKDVPHAMRLSTSGTFIHGNYWGSDSIFGNVNTSHGCVGLNDAKGADDPSQPGAWFFDNSIVGDVVVVKNSKDKTIAPDNGLNGWNMSWAEWKAGSAA from the coding sequence ATGGAGAAGCGTGTGATGACGGACAGCAAGCGGCGCAGGGGCCTGGCGGCCGCGTCCGCACTGCTCGGCGGCGTACTGGTGCTCACGGCCTGCAACGGCGGCGAGGACAAGTCCGACGCCTCCGAGGGCTCGAAGACGTCACAGTCCCAGGTCGACGCCGCGGCGGCGAAGGACGCCTCCCAGGCCCGAATAGCGATCACGCCGAAGAACGGCACCCAGAACGCCGGCATCAACGACGACGCCAAGGTGACCGTCAGCGAGGGCACGCTCACGCAGGTCACGATGACCGCCCCGGACGGCACGGCCGTCAAGGGCGAGATGTCGGCCGACAACAAGAGCTGGAAGCCCAGCGAGCAGCTGGAGCGGGCCACCGTCTACAAGATCGCCGTCACGGCGAAGGACGCCGAGGGCCGCGAGGCCCACGAGAACTCCTCCTTCACCACCGTGTCGAAGGAGAACAGCTTCATCGGGAACTACACCCCCGAGGACGGCTCCACGGTCGGCGTCGGCATGCCCGTCTCGATCAACTTCAACAAGCCGATCACGGACAAGAAGGCCGTCCAGTCCGGCATCACCGTGTCGTCCTCCAGCGGCCAGGAGGTCGTCGGCCACTGGTTCAACAACCAGCGCCTGGACTTCCGCCCCGAGGACTACTGGGCCGAGGGCTCCAAGGTCACCCTCAAGCTGGACCTCGACGGCGTCCAGGGCGCCGACGGCGTCTACGGCGTCCAGCAGAAGACCGTCACCTTCACCATCGGCCGCAACCAGGTCTCCACCGTGGACGCCGCCGCCAAGACCATGACGGTCACCCAGGACGGCAAGACGGTCAAGACCATCCCGATTTCCGCCGGCGCCCCCGAGAACCCCACCTACAACGGCCAGATGGTGATCTCCGAGAAGTTCAAGGAGACCCGGATGGACGGCTCGACCGTCGGCTTCACCAAGAAGGACGGCAAGGGCGAGTACGACATCAAGGACGTGCCGCACGCCATGCGGCTGTCCACCTCGGGCACCTTCATCCACGGCAACTACTGGGGCTCCGACTCCATCTTCGGCAACGTCAACACCAGCCACGGCTGCGTGGGCCTGAACGACGCCAAGGGCGCGGACGACCCGAGCCAGCCGGGCGCCTGGTTCTTCGACAACTCGATCGTCGGTGACGTCGTCGTCGTCAAGAACTCCAAGGACAAGACCATCGCCCCGGACAACGGCCTCAACGGCTGGAACATGAGCTGGGCGGAGTGGAAGGCCGGCTCCGCGGCCTGA
- the hutH gene encoding histidine ammonia-lyase, translated as MHTVVVGTSGTTAQDVIAVARGNARVELSAEALGALAKAREIVDALAAKPEPVYGVSTGFGALATRHISPDLRARLQRNIVRSHAAGMGAPVEREVVRALMFLRLKTVCSGRTGVRPQVAQTMADVLNAGITPVVHEYGSLGCSGDLAPLSHCALTLMGEGDAEGPDGRVRPAGELLAEHNIAPVELREKEGLALLNGTDGMLGMLVMALADLERLYKSADITAALSLEALLGTEKVLAPELHAIRPHPGQGAAAANMLAVLDGSELTGHFQQDEAPRVQDAYSVRCAPQVAGAGRDTMAHARLVAERELASAVDNPVVLPDGRVESNGNFHGAPVAYVLDFLAIAAADLGSIAERRTDRLLDKNRSHGLPPFLADDAGVDSGLMIAQYTQAALVSELKRLAVPASADSIPSSAMQEDHVSMGWSAARKLRTAVGNLGRIIAVELYAATRAIELRDGLTPAPASRAAIEALRAAGVQGPGPDRFLAPDLEAADAFVREGGLVEAVEKVTGPLA; from the coding sequence ATGCACACAGTCGTGGTGGGGACGTCCGGTACCACCGCCCAGGACGTCATCGCCGTGGCCCGCGGCAACGCCCGTGTCGAGCTCTCCGCGGAGGCCCTCGGCGCGCTTGCCAAGGCCCGTGAGATCGTCGACGCCCTCGCCGCCAAGCCCGAGCCCGTCTACGGCGTGTCGACCGGCTTCGGAGCGCTCGCCACCCGGCACATCAGCCCCGACCTGCGCGCCCGGCTCCAGCGCAACATCGTCCGCTCCCACGCCGCCGGCATGGGCGCGCCCGTCGAGCGCGAGGTCGTGCGGGCGCTGATGTTCCTGCGGCTGAAGACCGTCTGCTCGGGCCGCACCGGCGTCCGCCCCCAGGTCGCGCAGACCATGGCGGACGTGCTGAACGCCGGGATCACCCCGGTCGTCCACGAGTACGGCTCCCTCGGCTGCTCCGGCGACCTCGCGCCGCTCAGCCACTGCGCGCTCACCCTGATGGGCGAGGGCGACGCCGAAGGCCCCGACGGGCGCGTCCGCCCCGCCGGCGAGCTGCTCGCCGAGCACAACATCGCCCCCGTCGAGCTGCGCGAGAAGGAGGGCCTCGCCCTCCTCAACGGCACCGACGGCATGCTCGGCATGCTGGTCATGGCCCTCGCGGACCTCGAACGGCTCTACAAGTCCGCCGACATCACCGCAGCCCTGTCGCTGGAGGCCCTCCTCGGCACCGAGAAGGTCCTCGCGCCCGAGCTGCACGCCATCCGCCCCCACCCCGGCCAGGGCGCCGCGGCCGCCAACATGCTCGCCGTCCTCGACGGCTCCGAGCTCACCGGCCACTTCCAGCAGGACGAGGCGCCGCGCGTCCAGGACGCCTACTCCGTGCGCTGCGCCCCCCAGGTCGCCGGCGCGGGACGCGACACCATGGCGCACGCCCGGCTCGTCGCCGAGCGCGAACTGGCCTCCGCCGTCGACAACCCGGTCGTCCTGCCCGACGGCCGCGTCGAGTCCAACGGCAACTTCCACGGCGCGCCCGTCGCCTACGTGCTGGACTTCCTCGCCATCGCCGCCGCCGACCTCGGCTCCATCGCCGAGCGCCGCACCGACCGGCTGCTGGACAAGAACCGCTCCCACGGCCTGCCGCCGTTCCTCGCCGACGACGCGGGCGTCGACTCCGGCCTGATGATCGCCCAGTACACCCAGGCCGCCCTGGTCAGCGAGCTGAAGCGGCTCGCCGTCCCGGCCTCCGCCGACTCCATCCCGTCCTCCGCCATGCAGGAGGACCACGTCTCCATGGGCTGGTCGGCCGCCCGCAAGCTGCGCACCGCCGTCGGCAACCTCGGCCGGATCATCGCCGTGGAGCTGTACGCCGCGACCCGGGCCATCGAGCTGCGCGACGGGCTCACCCCCGCGCCCGCCTCCCGCGCCGCCATCGAGGCGCTGCGCGCCGCCGGCGTCCAGGGCCCCGGGCCGGATCGTTTCCTCGCCCCCGACCTGGAGGCCGCCGACGCGTTCGTACGCGAGGGCGGACTCGTCGAGGCCGTCGAGAAGGTCACCGGCCCGCTGGCCTGA
- a CDS encoding GGDEF domain-containing protein gives MGEDVRLRAVVALAQAMASAHTPRETWRAAALGARNALGGSFAALSMWERELGRLKVLVNEGARAPDEEEFPDAETYPVHQFSEITEFLHERWAGGGEPNAWVETAEGPDALDGQGYAALRGRVAALRRRGRGACVVAPIVMHGRAWGELYVARPVGAPVFDRHDADFATVLAAVVAAGIAQTERLEEVRRLAFTDPLTGLANRRAVDMRLDEAVERFLADGTVVSLVVCDLNGLKRVNDTHGHAVGDRLLERFGSVLSYCGAMLPGALAARLGGDEFCLVSVGPEADEVVAAAEELCVRAGDLELGEGVACGVASTGDPIGPVQSARRLFRLADAAQYRAKAARSPKPVVAGRDGTVVALADHPPAASRDRRSFRDAPPTPAALAELPPPGGPSGEVGSSGADGVEGAKGAEEA, from the coding sequence ATGGGTGAGGATGTCCGGCTACGTGCTGTAGTGGCGCTCGCGCAGGCCATGGCGTCGGCGCACACTCCGCGCGAGACCTGGCGGGCGGCCGCGCTGGGCGCACGCAACGCGCTCGGGGGGTCGTTCGCCGCGCTCTCGATGTGGGAGCGCGAGCTCGGCCGGCTCAAGGTGCTGGTGAACGAGGGTGCCCGGGCGCCGGACGAGGAGGAGTTCCCGGACGCCGAGACGTACCCGGTCCACCAGTTCTCCGAGATCACCGAGTTCCTGCACGAGCGGTGGGCGGGCGGCGGCGAGCCCAACGCCTGGGTGGAGACCGCCGAAGGGCCGGACGCGCTCGACGGTCAGGGGTACGCGGCCCTGCGCGGCCGGGTGGCCGCCCTGCGGCGGCGGGGCCGGGGCGCCTGCGTCGTGGCGCCGATAGTGATGCACGGGAGGGCGTGGGGCGAGCTGTACGTGGCCCGGCCCGTCGGGGCGCCGGTCTTCGACCGCCACGACGCCGACTTCGCGACCGTGCTCGCGGCGGTCGTCGCGGCGGGGATCGCGCAGACGGAGCGGCTGGAGGAGGTCCGCAGGCTGGCGTTCACCGACCCGCTGACCGGGCTCGCCAACCGGCGGGCGGTCGACATGCGGCTGGACGAGGCCGTCGAGCGCTTTCTGGCGGACGGGACGGTGGTCAGCCTGGTGGTCTGCGACCTCAACGGCCTCAAGCGCGTCAACGACACCCATGGGCACGCGGTGGGCGACCGGCTGCTGGAGCGGTTCGGCTCGGTCCTGTCGTACTGCGGGGCGATGCTGCCGGGCGCGCTGGCGGCGCGGCTGGGCGGTGACGAGTTCTGCCTGGTGTCGGTCGGGCCGGAGGCGGACGAGGTGGTGGCCGCCGCGGAGGAGCTGTGCGTGCGCGCCGGTGACCTGGAGCTGGGCGAGGGCGTGGCGTGTGGGGTGGCGTCGACGGGCGACCCGATCGGCCCGGTGCAGTCGGCGCGGCGCCTGTTCCGGCTGGCGGACGCGGCCCAGTACCGGGCCAAGGCCGCCCGCTCGCCCAAGCCGGTGGTGGCCGGCCGTGACGGCACGGTGGTCGCGCTGGCGGACCACCCCCCGGCCGCCTCCCGCGACCGCCGCAGCTTCCGCGACGCGCCGCCCACCCCGGCGGCCCTCGCGGAGCTTCCGCCGCCGGGCGGACCATCCGGCGAGGTCGGCTCTTCCGGAGCGGACGGGGTCGAGGGGGCCAAGGGGGCCGAAGAGGCGTAA
- a CDS encoding enoyl-CoA hydratase/isomerase family protein: MSEQRFGEFVAVRHQGHVAELVLDRPKAMNAVSTEMARSIGAACAALAADPSVRVTVLTSSNDKAFCVGADLKERNSFTDAELVRQRPVARGAYTGVLELPMPTVAAVHGFALGGGFELALACDLIVADATTVVGLPEVSVGVIPGGGGTQLLPRRVGAARAAELVFTARRVAADEALSLGLVDRLAGDATEGALELAARIAANSPVGLRAAKRAMRLGQGLDLRAGLEVEDAAWRSVAFSGDRAEGVAAFNEKRKPEWPGE, encoded by the coding sequence ATGTCCGAGCAGCGCTTCGGGGAATTCGTCGCAGTTCGTCACCAGGGTCACGTCGCCGAGCTGGTGCTCGACCGGCCCAAGGCGATGAACGCCGTGTCGACGGAGATGGCCCGCTCCATCGGCGCCGCCTGTGCCGCGCTGGCCGCCGATCCGTCGGTGCGCGTGACCGTGCTGACCTCCTCCAACGACAAGGCGTTCTGCGTCGGCGCCGACCTCAAGGAGCGCAACTCCTTCACGGACGCCGAGCTGGTGCGCCAGCGGCCGGTCGCGCGCGGCGCCTACACCGGTGTGCTGGAGCTGCCGATGCCGACGGTCGCCGCCGTGCACGGCTTCGCGCTGGGCGGCGGGTTCGAGCTGGCCCTCGCCTGCGACCTGATCGTGGCCGACGCGACGACGGTCGTCGGACTCCCCGAGGTGTCGGTGGGCGTCATCCCGGGCGGCGGCGGTACGCAGCTGCTGCCGCGCCGGGTCGGGGCCGCGCGGGCGGCGGAGCTGGTGTTCACCGCCCGGCGCGTGGCGGCGGACGAGGCGCTCTCGCTCGGCCTGGTCGACCGGCTGGCCGGTGACGCCACGGAGGGCGCCCTGGAGCTGGCCGCCCGGATCGCCGCCAACTCGCCGGTCGGGCTGCGGGCCGCCAAGCGCGCGATGCGGCTCGGGCAGGGCCTGGACCTCAGGGCGGGCCTGGAGGTCGAGGACGCGGCGTGGCGGTCGGTGGCCTTCTCGGGCGACCGGGCCGAGGGCGTGGCGGCCTTCAACGAGAAGCGGAAGCCGGAGTGGCCCGGGGAGTGA
- a CDS encoding adenylate/guanylate cyclase domain-containing protein, translated as MTVDDANAGGSGSGPSGAEPSGAEYPTPHHVVDHTAEPTDDPLAIRLEQLILGADRRYTPFQAARTAGVSMDLASRFWRAMGFADIGQAKALTEADVLALRRLAGLVEAGLLSEPMAVQVARSTGQTTARLAEWQIDSFLEGLTEPPEPGMTRTEVTYPLVELLLPELQEFLVYVWRRQLAAATGRVVQAADDEEMVDRRLAVGFADLVGFTRLTRRLEEEELGELVEAFETTSADLVAAHGGRLIKTLGDEVLYAADDAGTAAEIALRLIETLTHDETMPALRVGIAFGTVTTRMGDVFGTTVNLASRLTSIAPKDAVLVDGAFAEELSRTGEAPVSEARAAEEAARAEKDGESPAGPSKYRFALQPMWQRPVRGLGVIEPWLLTRREPKIPG; from the coding sequence GTGACCGTCGACGACGCGAACGCGGGCGGGTCCGGGTCCGGGCCGAGCGGGGCGGAGCCGAGCGGGGCGGAGTACCCCACCCCCCACCATGTCGTCGACCACACGGCGGAGCCGACCGACGACCCGCTGGCCATCCGGCTGGAGCAGCTGATCCTCGGCGCCGACCGCCGCTACACCCCCTTCCAGGCGGCCCGTACCGCCGGTGTGTCCATGGACCTGGCCTCCCGGTTCTGGCGCGCCATGGGCTTCGCCGACATCGGGCAGGCCAAGGCGCTGACGGAGGCGGACGTGCTGGCCCTGCGCCGGCTGGCCGGTCTGGTCGAGGCGGGCCTGCTGAGCGAGCCGATGGCCGTGCAGGTGGCCCGGTCCACCGGGCAGACCACCGCCCGGCTGGCCGAATGGCAGATCGACTCCTTCCTGGAGGGCCTCACCGAGCCGCCCGAGCCCGGCATGACCCGCACCGAAGTGACATATCCCCTGGTGGAGCTGTTGCTGCCGGAGCTCCAGGAGTTCCTGGTGTACGTGTGGCGCCGGCAGCTCGCGGCGGCGACCGGGCGGGTCGTGCAGGCCGCCGACGACGAGGAGATGGTGGACCGGCGCCTCGCGGTCGGCTTCGCGGACCTCGTCGGCTTCACCCGGCTGACCCGGCGCCTGGAGGAGGAGGAGCTGGGCGAGCTGGTCGAGGCGTTCGAGACCACCTCCGCCGACCTGGTCGCCGCGCACGGCGGACGGCTGATCAAGACCCTCGGCGACGAGGTGCTGTACGCGGCGGACGACGCCGGCACGGCCGCCGAGATCGCGCTGCGCCTCATCGAGACGCTCACCCACGACGAGACGATGCCCGCGCTGCGCGTGGGCATCGCCTTCGGCACGGTCACGACCCGGATGGGCGACGTGTTCGGTACGACGGTGAACCTGGCGAGCCGGCTCACCTCGATAGCGCCCAAGGACGCGGTGCTGGTCGACGGGGCGTTCGCCGAGGAGCTGTCGCGCACGGGCGAGGCCCCGGTGTCGGAGGCGCGGGCCGCCGAGGAGGCGGCGCGCGCCGAGAAGGACGGCGAGTCGCCGGCCGGCCCGTCCAAGTACCGCTTCGCGCTCCAGCCCATGTGGCAGCGGCCGGTGCGTGGCCTCGGGGTGATCGAGCCCTGGCTGCTGACGCGGCGGGAGCCTAAGATCCCCGGTTAG
- a CDS encoding biotin--[acetyl-CoA-carboxylase] ligase: protein MTPSHGPGSPWSDLDRPPLNAASLRRALIRPGGLWTSLDLVPATGSTNSDLGARAAALPEGAVLVAEEQTAGRGRLDRTWSAPARSGLFFSVLLKPDVPVGRLAWLPLLTGVAAATGLARAAGVDMALKWPNDLMVNVAGERGKEERKTGGILAERAGDDGVVVGLGLNVTLREEELPVPTAGSLLLADAVSTDRDPLLRAVLRSLEQWYTRWTDADGDPAASGLQEAYAAGCATLGRTVRAELPGDRTLTGEAVAVDGDGRLVVAPPGGEPEAVGAGDVVHLRPAG from the coding sequence ATGACGCCCTCACATGGTCCAGGCAGCCCCTGGTCGGACCTCGACCGGCCGCCCCTGAACGCCGCCTCCCTGCGCCGCGCCCTCATCAGGCCCGGCGGACTGTGGACCTCCCTCGACCTCGTGCCCGCCACCGGCTCCACCAACTCCGACCTGGGCGCCCGCGCCGCCGCCCTCCCCGAGGGCGCCGTCCTCGTCGCCGAGGAGCAGACGGCGGGCCGCGGCCGGCTGGACCGCACCTGGTCCGCGCCCGCCCGCTCCGGCCTGTTCTTCTCCGTCCTGCTCAAGCCGGACGTTCCCGTCGGCCGCCTCGCCTGGCTCCCGCTGCTCACCGGCGTCGCCGCCGCCACCGGCCTCGCCCGCGCCGCCGGGGTCGACATGGCACTGAAATGGCCCAACGACCTGATGGTGAACGTGGCGGGGGAGCGGGGGAAGGAGGAGCGCAAGACGGGCGGCATCCTCGCCGAGCGCGCCGGCGACGACGGCGTCGTCGTCGGACTCGGCCTCAACGTCACCCTTCGCGAGGAGGAACTGCCCGTCCCCACCGCCGGCTCCCTCCTCCTCGCCGACGCCGTCTCCACCGACCGTGACCCTCTGCTGCGCGCCGTCCTGCGCTCGCTGGAGCAGTGGTACACCCGCTGGACCGACGCCGACGGCGACCCGGCGGCGAGCGGCCTCCAGGAGGCGTACGCCGCCGGCTGCGCGACCCTCGGCCGCACCGTGCGCGCCGAACTGCCCGGCGACCGCACCCTCACCGGCGAGGCCGTCGCCGTCGACGGCGACGGGCGCCTGGTGGTGGCGCCGCCCGGCGGAGAGCCGGAGGCGGTGGGCGCGGGCGACGTCGTGCATCTGCGTCCGGCGGGCTGA
- a CDS encoding acyl-CoA carboxylase subunit beta, which translates to MSEPAKQQEPQKIDIHTTAGKLADLQRRIDEATHAGSERAVEKQHAKGKLTARERIALLLDEDSFVELDEFARHRSTNFGLENNRPYGDGVVTGYGTVDGRPVAVFSQDFTVFGGALGEVFGQKIIKVMDFALKTGCPVIGINDSGGARIQEGVMALGMYGEIFRRNTHASGVIPQISLVVGPCAGGAVYSPAITDFTVMVDQTSHMFITGPDVIKTVTGEDVGFEELGGARTHNTTSGVAHHMAGDEKDAIEYVKSLLSYLPSNNLSEAPAFPEEADLAPTDEDRELDVLIPDSANQPYDMHTVIEHVLDDGEFLETQGMFAPNILTGFGRVEGFPVGIVANQPMQFAGCLDINASEKAARFVRTCDAFNIPVVTFVDVPGFLPGVDQEYGGIIRRGAKLIYAYAEATVPLITVITRKAFGGAYDVMGSKHLGADLNLAWPTAQIAVMGAQGAVNILHRRAIAEADDVEATRARLIQEYEDALLNPYTAAERGYIDAVCMPSETRAQIVKGLRQLRTKRESLPPKKHGNIPL; encoded by the coding sequence ATGTCCGAGCCGGCCAAGCAGCAAGAGCCCCAGAAGATCGACATCCATACGACCGCGGGCAAGCTCGCGGATCTGCAGCGCCGTATCGACGAGGCGACGCACGCGGGCTCCGAGCGCGCCGTCGAGAAGCAGCACGCCAAGGGCAAACTCACCGCCCGGGAGCGGATCGCCCTGCTGCTCGACGAGGATTCCTTCGTCGAGCTGGACGAGTTCGCCCGGCACCGCTCCACCAACTTCGGCCTGGAGAACAACCGCCCCTACGGAGACGGCGTCGTCACCGGCTACGGCACGGTGGACGGCCGTCCCGTGGCGGTGTTCTCCCAGGACTTCACGGTGTTCGGCGGAGCCCTCGGCGAGGTCTTCGGCCAGAAGATCATCAAGGTGATGGACTTCGCCCTGAAGACCGGCTGCCCGGTCATCGGCATCAACGACTCCGGCGGCGCCCGCATCCAGGAGGGCGTCATGGCCCTCGGCATGTACGGCGAGATCTTCCGCCGCAACACCCATGCCTCGGGCGTCATTCCGCAGATCAGCCTGGTCGTCGGCCCGTGCGCCGGCGGCGCGGTCTACTCGCCGGCCATCACCGACTTCACGGTGATGGTCGACCAGACGTCGCACATGTTCATCACCGGCCCCGACGTCATCAAGACGGTCACCGGTGAGGACGTCGGTTTCGAGGAGCTGGGCGGCGCCCGGACGCACAACACCACCTCCGGCGTGGCGCACCACATGGCGGGGGACGAGAAGGACGCGATCGAGTACGTCAAGTCGCTGCTGTCGTACCTGCCGTCGAACAACCTCTCGGAGGCGCCGGCCTTCCCGGAGGAGGCGGACCTGGCGCCGACCGACGAGGACCGCGAGCTGGACGTCCTGATCCCGGACTCGGCGAACCAGCCCTACGACATGCACACCGTCATCGAACACGTGCTGGACGACGGTGAGTTCCTGGAGACGCAGGGGATGTTCGCGCCGAACATCCTCACCGGCTTCGGCCGGGTCGAGGGCTTCCCCGTGGGCATCGTGGCCAACCAGCCGATGCAGTTCGCGGGCTGCCTGGACATCAACGCCTCGGAGAAGGCGGCCCGGTTCGTGCGCACCTGCGACGCGTTCAACATCCCGGTCGTCACGTTCGTGGACGTGCCGGGGTTCCTCCCGGGCGTGGACCAGGAGTACGGCGGGATCATCCGGCGCGGCGCGAAGCTGATCTACGCCTACGCCGAGGCGACCGTCCCGCTGATCACGGTGATCACCCGCAAGGCGTTCGGCGGCGCGTACGACGTCATGGGCTCCAAGCACCTGGGCGCCGACCTCAACCTGGCGTGGCCGACCGCGCAGATCGCCGTCATGGGCGCGCAGGGCGCGGTGAACATCCTGCACCGGCGGGCCATCGCGGAGGCGGACGACGTCGAGGCGACGCGGGCGCGGCTGATCCAGGAGTACGAGGACGCCCTGCTCAACCCGTACACGGCGGCCGAGCGCGGCTACATCGACGCGGTGTGCATGCCCTCCGAGACCCGGGCGCAGATCGTCAAGGGCCTGCGTCAGCTGCGGACGAAGCGGGAAAGCCTGCCCCCGAAGAAGCACGGCAACATCCCCCTCTAA
- a CDS encoding acyl-CoA carboxylase epsilon subunit → MIKVLRGNPTPEELAAALAVVQARAAATASADSGGAARGPEGWSDPARIARSRNPQPGPRSWARSYWPA, encoded by the coding sequence ATGATCAAGGTTCTCCGGGGCAACCCGACGCCCGAGGAGCTGGCCGCCGCCCTGGCGGTGGTCCAGGCGCGCGCCGCCGCGACCGCCTCGGCGGACTCCGGCGGCGCGGCACGTGGTCCCGAGGGCTGGTCCGACCCGGCGAGGATCGCCCGGAGCCGCAACCCGCAGCCGGGCCCCCGGTCGTGGGCGCGCTCCTACTGGCCCGCGTAG
- a CDS encoding SGNH/GDSL hydrolase family protein, with protein MFQNPKRNPKHHWTAAWTASPQPPSTGFTPNWSQEGFSGHTVRQVVRVTAAGDRVRIRLSNAYGTSPLHVTGATVALTDTGAAVRPGTPHHLTFGGDRSVAVPARAHVESDAAPLAPHRLDRLTVTLHLAGTTGPATFHAQGFTDTHRAGGDHLDDVTGAPFTEVTSSWYYLTGVDVSTAAGGTPASAPGVVLFGDSLTDGFGSTPNADRRWSDALAERVERPVLNAGIGGNLLLNDSAWYGERSSARFHRDALGLPGAGTVVLLQGLNDIGFSEARDQATYKPAPVLSSADLVAGYRTLIRAAHDRGVRIVGATILPFKGTTHWGPRAAKVSAEVNDWMRGSGEFDAVADLHRIMADPADPDLLNPAYAYEDGLHPDDAGYRVMAEAVAPLL; from the coding sequence GTGTTCCAGAACCCGAAGCGGAACCCGAAGCACCACTGGACCGCCGCCTGGACCGCCTCCCCCCAGCCTCCCTCCACTGGATTCACCCCCAACTGGTCCCAGGAGGGCTTCTCCGGCCACACCGTCCGCCAGGTCGTCCGCGTGACCGCCGCCGGCGACCGCGTCAGGATCCGGCTCTCGAACGCGTACGGCACCTCCCCGCTGCACGTCACGGGCGCCACCGTCGCCCTCACCGACACGGGCGCGGCCGTCCGGCCCGGCACCCCGCACCACCTCACCTTCGGCGGCGACCGGTCCGTGGCCGTCCCCGCCCGCGCCCACGTCGAGAGCGACGCCGCCCCGCTCGCCCCGCACCGCCTGGACCGGCTGACCGTCACGCTCCACCTGGCCGGCACGACCGGCCCGGCCACCTTCCACGCCCAGGGCTTCACCGACACCCACCGCGCCGGGGGCGACCACCTCGACGACGTCACCGGCGCGCCCTTCACCGAGGTCACGTCGTCCTGGTACTACCTGACCGGCGTCGACGTGAGCACCGCCGCCGGCGGGACCCCGGCCAGCGCGCCGGGCGTCGTCCTGTTCGGCGACTCCCTCACCGACGGCTTCGGCTCCACCCCGAACGCCGACCGCCGCTGGTCCGACGCCCTCGCCGAACGCGTGGAGCGTCCCGTACTGAACGCCGGGATCGGCGGGAACCTGCTGCTCAACGACTCGGCCTGGTACGGCGAACGGTCCTCCGCCCGCTTCCACCGCGACGCGCTCGGCCTGCCCGGCGCCGGGACCGTCGTCCTCCTCCAGGGCCTCAACGACATCGGCTTCAGCGAGGCCCGGGACCAGGCCACCTACAAGCCCGCCCCGGTCCTGTCGTCCGCCGACCTCGTCGCCGGGTACCGCACCCTGATACGCGCCGCGCACGACCGTGGCGTACGCATCGTCGGCGCGACGATCCTGCCGTTCAAGGGCACCACCCACTGGGGCCCGCGCGCCGCGAAGGTCAGCGCGGAGGTCAACGACTGGATGCGCGGGTCCGGCGAGTTCGACGCGGTCGCCGACCTCCACCGGATCATGGCCGACCCCGCCGACCCGGACCTGCTGAACCCGGCGTACGCCTACGAGGACGGCCTCCACCCGGACGACGCGGGGTACCGCGTCATGGCGGAGGCCGTCGCCCCGCTGCTGTGA
- a CDS encoding TetR/AcrR family transcriptional regulator, with translation MKQESHLEATPGTVRPGGRTAKVRAAVLEATREALATEGFHALNMDRIAAAAEVGRTTVYRRWASPTGLIADLLRDMADRSVPASDTGTLEGDLRENATLVVTTLTDPRMGPVFRAVIAAAACDDECADALRGFYGTRLRTWATAVDRAAARGEAPPGTDPVEVVRAVSAPLYYRFAVSHEPLTTADAERAVAAALAATRAGVFAPGSD, from the coding sequence ATGAAACAGGAGTCCCATTTGGAAGCGACGCCGGGCACCGTCCGCCCCGGCGGCCGCACCGCCAAGGTGCGCGCCGCCGTCCTCGAAGCCACCCGGGAAGCGCTGGCCACGGAGGGTTTCCACGCCCTGAACATGGACCGGATCGCCGCCGCCGCCGAAGTCGGCAGGACCACCGTCTACCGGCGGTGGGCCTCTCCGACCGGCCTGATCGCCGACCTGCTGCGGGACATGGCCGACCGGTCCGTCCCCGCCTCCGACACCGGCACCCTGGAGGGGGACCTGCGCGAGAACGCCACCCTCGTCGTCACGACCCTCACCGACCCCCGCATGGGCCCCGTCTTCCGGGCCGTCATCGCCGCCGCGGCCTGCGACGACGAGTGCGCCGACGCGTTGCGGGGCTTCTACGGCACCCGGCTGCGCACCTGGGCCACCGCCGTCGACCGCGCCGCCGCGCGGGGCGAGGCCCCGCCCGGCACCGACCCGGTCGAGGTCGTCCGCGCCGTCTCCGCCCCGCTGTACTACCGCTTCGCGGTCAGCCACGAACCGCTCACCACCGCCGACGCGGAACGCGCGGTGGCGGCGGCGCTCGCCGCCACCCGGGCGGGGGTGTTCGCCCCCGGTTCCGACTAG
- the mmpB gene encoding morphogenic membrane protein MmpB, translating into MLWSDPENEPPEEMRDMQAMLRRAGILLALAMVLAMFVVGLH; encoded by the coding sequence ATGCTGTGGTCCGACCCCGAGAACGAACCTCCCGAAGAGATGCGCGACATGCAGGCGATGCTGCGGCGCGCGGGGATCCTGCTGGCACTCGCGATGGTGCTGGCGATGTTCGTCGTCGGCCTGCACTGA